A stretch of Brassica napus cultivar Da-Ae chromosome C6, Da-Ae, whole genome shotgun sequence DNA encodes these proteins:
- the LOC106406756 gene encoding TSK-associating protein 1 isoform X3 produces MNFLALGLSLCLVLSSFHGVSCQDDGAASRLSHLDLIEREYQDSVNALQGKEDQSASIQSENQKNTTATDRNTISLSLSDESEAGAVSDESVKSSSLLDDIELEIEAHLNGLNQAGSADVNAESKYDQVLYAKRQKMLEDIERDFEAASSASLEQIKTDELSEGIDEQQSAKTQSLLDEIEREFETATKDLEQLKVNDFTGDKLDEEQSAKRKSMLEAIEREFEAAVEGLEELKVSDSTGSKDDEEQSAKRLSVLEEIEREFEAATESLKQLQVDGSSEDTEQTGKRQSMLDEIEREFEGIIISIEIKLNMKNVMLRMCLLAAATRDLKQLNDFTEGADDEQSAKRNSVVEEMEREFEAATKKLNYLAEGSDNEEQSAKRKTMLEEMEREFEAAIGGLKQIKDDESKYTEEQASKRKIMLEEIEREFEEARSGFSTNANKEGSAKKHSITLESLGLGQSGVCGCFNQDKAGLKQDEDASIAISTKYSIEEILTEESSLQGTDTSSSLTKSLTQLVENHRKEKESHNVHTSSTSESAATSETVESLRAKLRELRGLTARQLVTRQDFESIILMAATFEELSSAPISYISRLAKYGNVIKEGLEASERVHMAKARATMLKETSREKQIFVDANFEEAKKLAQRGDALYVRIFAIKKLLKKLETERESVDVMFKEIVKGLSHLLVDASEAYEEYHGAVRKAKDEQAAEEFAREATQSAEMIWVKFLSSL; encoded by the exons ATGAATTTTCTCGCGCTGGGTTTGTCTCTGTGTCTTGTTCTTTCGAGTTTCCATGGCGTTTCTTGTCAG GATGATGGTGCTGCTAGTAGGTTGAGTCATCTGGATCTAATCGAACGTGAGTACCAAG ATAGTGTCAATGCTCTTCAAGGCAAGGAAGATCAGT CTGCAAGTATTCAGAGTGAGAACCAGAAGAACACTACAGCGACTGATAGGAACACTATTTCTCTGTCTCTATCAGATGAATCTGAG GCTGGAGCTGTGAGTGATGAAAGTGTTAAGAGTTCGAGTCTGTTGGATGACATAGAACTTGAAATTGAAG CTCATCTCAATGGTCTTAACCAAGCTGGATCCGCTGATGTTAATGCTGAATCCAAATATGATCAAGTATTAT ATGCTAAGAGACAGAAGATGTTGGAAGACATCGAACGCGATTTTGAAG CTGCTTCATCAGCAAGTTTGGAACAAATAAAGACTGATGAATTAAGTGAAGGAATTGATGAGCAACAAT CTGCAAAGACACAAAGTTTGCTGGACGAGATCGAACGCGAATTTGAAA CTGCTACAAAAGATCTTGAACAACTAAAGGTTAATGACTTCACTGGGGACAAGCTTGACGAAGAACAAT CTGCAAAGAGAAAAAGCATGCTTGAAGCTATTGAACGCGAGTTTGAAG CTGCTGTTGAAGGCCTTGAAGAACTAAAGGTTTCTGATTCTACCGGAAGCAAGGATGATGAAGAACAAT CTGCAAAGAGACTAAGCGTGCTGGAAGAGATTGAACGGGAATTCGAAG CTGCTACAGAGAGCCTTAAGCAACTTCAAGTTGATGGTTCGAGTGAAGACACAGAACAAA CTGGAAAGAGGCAAAGTATGCTTGACGAGATTGAACGTGAATTTGAAGGTATCATTATATCAATTGAAATAAAACTAAACATGAAGAATGTTATGCTAAGAATGTGTCTACTTGCAGCTGCTACACGTGATCTTAAGCAGCTAAATGATTTCACTGAAGGAGCTGATGATGAACAAT CTGCAAAGAGAAACAGTGTAGTAGAAGAGATGGAACGTGAGTTTGAAG CTGctacaaaaaaacttaattatttaGCTGAAGGCAGTGACAATGAAGAACAAT CTGCAAAGAGGAAGACTATGCTTGAAGAGATGGAACGTGAATTTGAAG CTGCCATTGGAGGTCTTAAACAGATCAAAGATGACGAATCTAAGTACACTGAAGAACAAG CATCTAAGAGAAAGATAATGTTGGAAGAGATCGAACGCGAATTCGAAG AAGCTCGAAGTGGCTTTAGCACAAATGCTAATAAAGAAGGAT CTGCAAAGAAACATAGTATTACATTAGAGTCTCTTGGACTAGGACAGTCAGGTGTCTGTGGCTGTTTTAATCAAGACAAAGCTGGTTTAAAGCAAGACGAAGATGCTTCAATCGCTATATCAACAAAATATAGCATAGAAGAGATCCTCACTGAAGAATCTTCACTCCAG gGCACAGATACTTCTTCTAGTCTCACTAAGTCTTTGACTCAACTAGTTGAGAATCACAGGAAAGAAAAGGAATCTCATAATGTGCACACTTCATCCACAAGTGAATCAGCAGCCACATCAGAGACTGTAGAGAGCCTTAGAGCTAAACTGAGAGAGCTTCGTGGCTTAACCGCTCGTCAGCTCGTGACACGCCAAGATTTTGAGAGCATTATCCTTATGGCTGCAACTTTCGAAGAGCTAAGCTCAGCTCCCATCAGTTACATTTCTAGGTTAGCTAAATACGGAAACGTCATAAAAGAAGGACTTGAAGCTTCTGAGAGAGTCCACATGGCAAAGGCAAGAGCCACAATGCTCAAAGAGACTTCCAGGGAGAAGCAGATCTTCGTGGACGCTAACTTCGAAGAGGCTAAGAAGCTTGCTCAAAGAGGAGACGCCTTGTACGTTAGAATCTTTGCGATCAAGAAactgttgaagaagcttgaAACTGAGAGAGAATCTGTTGATGTGATGTTTAAGGAGATTGTGAAAGGTCTTTCTCATCTTCTTGTTGATGCTTCTGAGGCCTATGAAGAGTATCATGGAGCTGTAAGGAAGGCTAAAGACGAGCAAGCAGCTGAGGAGTTTGCGAGAGAGGCAACGCAGAGTGCAGAGATGATATGGGTTAAGTTTCTTAGTTCTCTTTAG
- the LOC106406756 gene encoding TSK-associating protein 1 isoform X2 has protein sequence MNFLALGLSLCLVLSSFHGVSCQDDGAASRLSHLDLIEREYQGKPVLRIIKVSIFSGFLNYLFSSIADSVNALQGKEDQSASIQSENQKNTTATDRNTISLSLSDESEAGAVSDESVKSSSLLDDIELEIEAHLNGLNQAGSADVNAESKYDQVLYAKRQKMLEDIERDFEAASSASLEQIKTDELSEGIDEQQSAKTQSLLDEIEREFETATKDLEQLKVNDFTGDKLDEEQSAKRKSMLEAIEREFEAAVEGLEELKVSDSTGSKDDEEQSAKRLSVLEEIEREFEAATESLKQLQVDGSSEDTEQTGKRQSMLDEIEREFEAATRDLKQLNDFTEGADDEQSAKRNSVVEEMEREFEAATKKLNYLAEGSDNEEQSAKRKTMLEEMEREFEAAIGGLKQIKDDESKYTEEQASKRKIMLEEIEREFEEARSGFSTNANKEGSAKKHSITLESLGLGQSGVCGCFNQDKAGLKQDEDASIAISTKYSIEEILTEESSLQGTDTSSSLTKSLTQLVENHRKEKESHNVHTSSTSESAATSETVESLRAKLRELRGLTARQLVTRQDFESIILMAATFEELSSAPISYISRLAKYGNVIKEGLEASERVHMAKARATMLKETSREKQIFVDANFEEAKKLAQRGDALYVRIFAIKKLLKKLETERESVDVMFKEIVKGLSHLLVDASEAYEEYHGAVRKAKDEQAAEEFAREATQSAEMIWVKFLSSL, from the exons ATGAATTTTCTCGCGCTGGGTTTGTCTCTGTGTCTTGTTCTTTCGAGTTTCCATGGCGTTTCTTGTCAG GATGATGGTGCTGCTAGTAGGTTGAGTCATCTGGATCTAATCGAACGTGAGTACCAAGGTAAGCCAGTACTCAGAATCATCAAAGTGTCCATCTTTTCTGGTTTCTtgaattatttgttttcttcaatCGCAGATAGTGTCAATGCTCTTCAAGGCAAGGAAGATCAGT CTGCAAGTATTCAGAGTGAGAACCAGAAGAACACTACAGCGACTGATAGGAACACTATTTCTCTGTCTCTATCAGATGAATCTGAG GCTGGAGCTGTGAGTGATGAAAGTGTTAAGAGTTCGAGTCTGTTGGATGACATAGAACTTGAAATTGAAG CTCATCTCAATGGTCTTAACCAAGCTGGATCCGCTGATGTTAATGCTGAATCCAAATATGATCAAGTATTAT ATGCTAAGAGACAGAAGATGTTGGAAGACATCGAACGCGATTTTGAAG CTGCTTCATCAGCAAGTTTGGAACAAATAAAGACTGATGAATTAAGTGAAGGAATTGATGAGCAACAAT CTGCAAAGACACAAAGTTTGCTGGACGAGATCGAACGCGAATTTGAAA CTGCTACAAAAGATCTTGAACAACTAAAGGTTAATGACTTCACTGGGGACAAGCTTGACGAAGAACAAT CTGCAAAGAGAAAAAGCATGCTTGAAGCTATTGAACGCGAGTTTGAAG CTGCTGTTGAAGGCCTTGAAGAACTAAAGGTTTCTGATTCTACCGGAAGCAAGGATGATGAAGAACAAT CTGCAAAGAGACTAAGCGTGCTGGAAGAGATTGAACGGGAATTCGAAG CTGCTACAGAGAGCCTTAAGCAACTTCAAGTTGATGGTTCGAGTGAAGACACAGAACAAA CTGGAAAGAGGCAAAGTATGCTTGACGAGATTGAACGTGAATTTGAAG CTGCTACACGTGATCTTAAGCAGCTAAATGATTTCACTGAAGGAGCTGATGATGAACAAT CTGCAAAGAGAAACAGTGTAGTAGAAGAGATGGAACGTGAGTTTGAAG CTGctacaaaaaaacttaattatttaGCTGAAGGCAGTGACAATGAAGAACAAT CTGCAAAGAGGAAGACTATGCTTGAAGAGATGGAACGTGAATTTGAAG CTGCCATTGGAGGTCTTAAACAGATCAAAGATGACGAATCTAAGTACACTGAAGAACAAG CATCTAAGAGAAAGATAATGTTGGAAGAGATCGAACGCGAATTCGAAG AAGCTCGAAGTGGCTTTAGCACAAATGCTAATAAAGAAGGAT CTGCAAAGAAACATAGTATTACATTAGAGTCTCTTGGACTAGGACAGTCAGGTGTCTGTGGCTGTTTTAATCAAGACAAAGCTGGTTTAAAGCAAGACGAAGATGCTTCAATCGCTATATCAACAAAATATAGCATAGAAGAGATCCTCACTGAAGAATCTTCACTCCAG gGCACAGATACTTCTTCTAGTCTCACTAAGTCTTTGACTCAACTAGTTGAGAATCACAGGAAAGAAAAGGAATCTCATAATGTGCACACTTCATCCACAAGTGAATCAGCAGCCACATCAGAGACTGTAGAGAGCCTTAGAGCTAAACTGAGAGAGCTTCGTGGCTTAACCGCTCGTCAGCTCGTGACACGCCAAGATTTTGAGAGCATTATCCTTATGGCTGCAACTTTCGAAGAGCTAAGCTCAGCTCCCATCAGTTACATTTCTAGGTTAGCTAAATACGGAAACGTCATAAAAGAAGGACTTGAAGCTTCTGAGAGAGTCCACATGGCAAAGGCAAGAGCCACAATGCTCAAAGAGACTTCCAGGGAGAAGCAGATCTTCGTGGACGCTAACTTCGAAGAGGCTAAGAAGCTTGCTCAAAGAGGAGACGCCTTGTACGTTAGAATCTTTGCGATCAAGAAactgttgaagaagcttgaAACTGAGAGAGAATCTGTTGATGTGATGTTTAAGGAGATTGTGAAAGGTCTTTCTCATCTTCTTGTTGATGCTTCTGAGGCCTATGAAGAGTATCATGGAGCTGTAAGGAAGGCTAAAGACGAGCAAGCAGCTGAGGAGTTTGCGAGAGAGGCAACGCAGAGTGCAGAGATGATATGGGTTAAGTTTCTTAGTTCTCTTTAG
- the LOC106406756 gene encoding TSK-associating protein 1 isoform X4 produces MNFLALGLSLCLVLSSFHGVSCQDDGAASRLSHLDLIEREYQGKPVLRIIKVSIFSGFLNYLFSSIADSVNALQGKEDQSASIQSENQKNTTATDRNTISLSLSDESEAGAVSDESVKSSSLLDDIELEIEAHLNGLNQAGSADVNAESKYDQVLYAKRQKMLEDIERDFEAASSASLEQIKTDELSEGIDEQQSAKTQSLLDEIEREFETATKDLEQLKVNDFTGDKLDEEQSAKRLSVLEEIEREFEAATESLKQLQVDGSSEDTEQTGKRQSMLDEIEREFEGIIISIEIKLNMKNVMLRMCLLAAATRDLKQLNDFTEGADDEQSAKRNSVVEEMEREFEAATKKLNYLAEGSDNEEQSAKRKTMLEEMEREFEAAIGGLKQIKDDESKYTEEQASKRKIMLEEIEREFEEARSGFSTNANKEGSAKKHSITLESLGLGQSGVCGCFNQDKAGLKQDEDASIAISTKYSIEEILTEESSLQGTDTSSSLTKSLTQLVENHRKEKESHNVHTSSTSESAATSETVESLRAKLRELRGLTARQLVTRQDFESIILMAATFEELSSAPISYISRLAKYGNVIKEGLEASERVHMAKARATMLKETSREKQIFVDANFEEAKKLAQRGDALYVRIFAIKKLLKKLETERESVDVMFKEIVKGLSHLLVDASEAYEEYHGAVRKAKDEQAAEEFAREATQSAEMIWVKFLSSL; encoded by the exons ATGAATTTTCTCGCGCTGGGTTTGTCTCTGTGTCTTGTTCTTTCGAGTTTCCATGGCGTTTCTTGTCAG GATGATGGTGCTGCTAGTAGGTTGAGTCATCTGGATCTAATCGAACGTGAGTACCAAGGTAAGCCAGTACTCAGAATCATCAAAGTGTCCATCTTTTCTGGTTTCTtgaattatttgttttcttcaatCGCAGATAGTGTCAATGCTCTTCAAGGCAAGGAAGATCAGT CTGCAAGTATTCAGAGTGAGAACCAGAAGAACACTACAGCGACTGATAGGAACACTATTTCTCTGTCTCTATCAGATGAATCTGAG GCTGGAGCTGTGAGTGATGAAAGTGTTAAGAGTTCGAGTCTGTTGGATGACATAGAACTTGAAATTGAAG CTCATCTCAATGGTCTTAACCAAGCTGGATCCGCTGATGTTAATGCTGAATCCAAATATGATCAAGTATTAT ATGCTAAGAGACAGAAGATGTTGGAAGACATCGAACGCGATTTTGAAG CTGCTTCATCAGCAAGTTTGGAACAAATAAAGACTGATGAATTAAGTGAAGGAATTGATGAGCAACAAT CTGCAAAGACACAAAGTTTGCTGGACGAGATCGAACGCGAATTTGAAA CTGCTACAAAAGATCTTGAACAACTAAAGGTTAATGACTTCACTGGGGACAAGCTTGACGAAGAACAAT CTGCAAAGAGACTAAGCGTGCTGGAAGAGATTGAACGGGAATTCGAAG CTGCTACAGAGAGCCTTAAGCAACTTCAAGTTGATGGTTCGAGTGAAGACACAGAACAAA CTGGAAAGAGGCAAAGTATGCTTGACGAGATTGAACGTGAATTTGAAGGTATCATTATATCAATTGAAATAAAACTAAACATGAAGAATGTTATGCTAAGAATGTGTCTACTTGCAGCTGCTACACGTGATCTTAAGCAGCTAAATGATTTCACTGAAGGAGCTGATGATGAACAAT CTGCAAAGAGAAACAGTGTAGTAGAAGAGATGGAACGTGAGTTTGAAG CTGctacaaaaaaacttaattatttaGCTGAAGGCAGTGACAATGAAGAACAAT CTGCAAAGAGGAAGACTATGCTTGAAGAGATGGAACGTGAATTTGAAG CTGCCATTGGAGGTCTTAAACAGATCAAAGATGACGAATCTAAGTACACTGAAGAACAAG CATCTAAGAGAAAGATAATGTTGGAAGAGATCGAACGCGAATTCGAAG AAGCTCGAAGTGGCTTTAGCACAAATGCTAATAAAGAAGGAT CTGCAAAGAAACATAGTATTACATTAGAGTCTCTTGGACTAGGACAGTCAGGTGTCTGTGGCTGTTTTAATCAAGACAAAGCTGGTTTAAAGCAAGACGAAGATGCTTCAATCGCTATATCAACAAAATATAGCATAGAAGAGATCCTCACTGAAGAATCTTCACTCCAG gGCACAGATACTTCTTCTAGTCTCACTAAGTCTTTGACTCAACTAGTTGAGAATCACAGGAAAGAAAAGGAATCTCATAATGTGCACACTTCATCCACAAGTGAATCAGCAGCCACATCAGAGACTGTAGAGAGCCTTAGAGCTAAACTGAGAGAGCTTCGTGGCTTAACCGCTCGTCAGCTCGTGACACGCCAAGATTTTGAGAGCATTATCCTTATGGCTGCAACTTTCGAAGAGCTAAGCTCAGCTCCCATCAGTTACATTTCTAGGTTAGCTAAATACGGAAACGTCATAAAAGAAGGACTTGAAGCTTCTGAGAGAGTCCACATGGCAAAGGCAAGAGCCACAATGCTCAAAGAGACTTCCAGGGAGAAGCAGATCTTCGTGGACGCTAACTTCGAAGAGGCTAAGAAGCTTGCTCAAAGAGGAGACGCCTTGTACGTTAGAATCTTTGCGATCAAGAAactgttgaagaagcttgaAACTGAGAGAGAATCTGTTGATGTGATGTTTAAGGAGATTGTGAAAGGTCTTTCTCATCTTCTTGTTGATGCTTCTGAGGCCTATGAAGAGTATCATGGAGCTGTAAGGAAGGCTAAAGACGAGCAAGCAGCTGAGGAGTTTGCGAGAGAGGCAACGCAGAGTGCAGAGATGATATGGGTTAAGTTTCTTAGTTCTCTTTAG
- the LOC106406756 gene encoding TSK-associating protein 1 isoform X1 — MNFLALGLSLCLVLSSFHGVSCQDDGAASRLSHLDLIEREYQGKPVLRIIKVSIFSGFLNYLFSSIADSVNALQGKEDQSASIQSENQKNTTATDRNTISLSLSDESEAGAVSDESVKSSSLLDDIELEIEAHLNGLNQAGSADVNAESKYDQVLYAKRQKMLEDIERDFEAASSASLEQIKTDELSEGIDEQQSAKTQSLLDEIEREFETATKDLEQLKVNDFTGDKLDEEQSAKRKSMLEAIEREFEAAVEGLEELKVSDSTGSKDDEEQSAKRLSVLEEIEREFEAATESLKQLQVDGSSEDTEQTGKRQSMLDEIEREFEGIIISIEIKLNMKNVMLRMCLLAAATRDLKQLNDFTEGADDEQSAKRNSVVEEMEREFEAATKKLNYLAEGSDNEEQSAKRKTMLEEMEREFEAAIGGLKQIKDDESKYTEEQASKRKIMLEEIEREFEEARSGFSTNANKEGSAKKHSITLESLGLGQSGVCGCFNQDKAGLKQDEDASIAISTKYSIEEILTEESSLQGTDTSSSLTKSLTQLVENHRKEKESHNVHTSSTSESAATSETVESLRAKLRELRGLTARQLVTRQDFESIILMAATFEELSSAPISYISRLAKYGNVIKEGLEASERVHMAKARATMLKETSREKQIFVDANFEEAKKLAQRGDALYVRIFAIKKLLKKLETERESVDVMFKEIVKGLSHLLVDASEAYEEYHGAVRKAKDEQAAEEFAREATQSAEMIWVKFLSSL, encoded by the exons ATGAATTTTCTCGCGCTGGGTTTGTCTCTGTGTCTTGTTCTTTCGAGTTTCCATGGCGTTTCTTGTCAG GATGATGGTGCTGCTAGTAGGTTGAGTCATCTGGATCTAATCGAACGTGAGTACCAAGGTAAGCCAGTACTCAGAATCATCAAAGTGTCCATCTTTTCTGGTTTCTtgaattatttgttttcttcaatCGCAGATAGTGTCAATGCTCTTCAAGGCAAGGAAGATCAGT CTGCAAGTATTCAGAGTGAGAACCAGAAGAACACTACAGCGACTGATAGGAACACTATTTCTCTGTCTCTATCAGATGAATCTGAG GCTGGAGCTGTGAGTGATGAAAGTGTTAAGAGTTCGAGTCTGTTGGATGACATAGAACTTGAAATTGAAG CTCATCTCAATGGTCTTAACCAAGCTGGATCCGCTGATGTTAATGCTGAATCCAAATATGATCAAGTATTAT ATGCTAAGAGACAGAAGATGTTGGAAGACATCGAACGCGATTTTGAAG CTGCTTCATCAGCAAGTTTGGAACAAATAAAGACTGATGAATTAAGTGAAGGAATTGATGAGCAACAAT CTGCAAAGACACAAAGTTTGCTGGACGAGATCGAACGCGAATTTGAAA CTGCTACAAAAGATCTTGAACAACTAAAGGTTAATGACTTCACTGGGGACAAGCTTGACGAAGAACAAT CTGCAAAGAGAAAAAGCATGCTTGAAGCTATTGAACGCGAGTTTGAAG CTGCTGTTGAAGGCCTTGAAGAACTAAAGGTTTCTGATTCTACCGGAAGCAAGGATGATGAAGAACAAT CTGCAAAGAGACTAAGCGTGCTGGAAGAGATTGAACGGGAATTCGAAG CTGCTACAGAGAGCCTTAAGCAACTTCAAGTTGATGGTTCGAGTGAAGACACAGAACAAA CTGGAAAGAGGCAAAGTATGCTTGACGAGATTGAACGTGAATTTGAAGGTATCATTATATCAATTGAAATAAAACTAAACATGAAGAATGTTATGCTAAGAATGTGTCTACTTGCAGCTGCTACACGTGATCTTAAGCAGCTAAATGATTTCACTGAAGGAGCTGATGATGAACAAT CTGCAAAGAGAAACAGTGTAGTAGAAGAGATGGAACGTGAGTTTGAAG CTGctacaaaaaaacttaattatttaGCTGAAGGCAGTGACAATGAAGAACAAT CTGCAAAGAGGAAGACTATGCTTGAAGAGATGGAACGTGAATTTGAAG CTGCCATTGGAGGTCTTAAACAGATCAAAGATGACGAATCTAAGTACACTGAAGAACAAG CATCTAAGAGAAAGATAATGTTGGAAGAGATCGAACGCGAATTCGAAG AAGCTCGAAGTGGCTTTAGCACAAATGCTAATAAAGAAGGAT CTGCAAAGAAACATAGTATTACATTAGAGTCTCTTGGACTAGGACAGTCAGGTGTCTGTGGCTGTTTTAATCAAGACAAAGCTGGTTTAAAGCAAGACGAAGATGCTTCAATCGCTATATCAACAAAATATAGCATAGAAGAGATCCTCACTGAAGAATCTTCACTCCAG gGCACAGATACTTCTTCTAGTCTCACTAAGTCTTTGACTCAACTAGTTGAGAATCACAGGAAAGAAAAGGAATCTCATAATGTGCACACTTCATCCACAAGTGAATCAGCAGCCACATCAGAGACTGTAGAGAGCCTTAGAGCTAAACTGAGAGAGCTTCGTGGCTTAACCGCTCGTCAGCTCGTGACACGCCAAGATTTTGAGAGCATTATCCTTATGGCTGCAACTTTCGAAGAGCTAAGCTCAGCTCCCATCAGTTACATTTCTAGGTTAGCTAAATACGGAAACGTCATAAAAGAAGGACTTGAAGCTTCTGAGAGAGTCCACATGGCAAAGGCAAGAGCCACAATGCTCAAAGAGACTTCCAGGGAGAAGCAGATCTTCGTGGACGCTAACTTCGAAGAGGCTAAGAAGCTTGCTCAAAGAGGAGACGCCTTGTACGTTAGAATCTTTGCGATCAAGAAactgttgaagaagcttgaAACTGAGAGAGAATCTGTTGATGTGATGTTTAAGGAGATTGTGAAAGGTCTTTCTCATCTTCTTGTTGATGCTTCTGAGGCCTATGAAGAGTATCATGGAGCTGTAAGGAAGGCTAAAGACGAGCAAGCAGCTGAGGAGTTTGCGAGAGAGGCAACGCAGAGTGCAGAGATGATATGGGTTAAGTTTCTTAGTTCTCTTTAG
- the LOC106406756 gene encoding TSK-associating protein 1 isoform X6 gives MNFLALGLSLCLVLSSFHGVSCQDDGAASRLSHLDLIEREYQGKPVLRIIKVSIFSGFLNYLFSSIADSVNALQGKEDQSASIQSENQKNTTATDRNTISLSLSDESEAGAVSDESVKSSSLLDDIELEIEAHLNGLNQAGSADVNAESKYDQVLYAKRQKMLEDIERDFEAASSASLEQIKTDELSEGIDEQQSAKTQSLLDEIEREFETATKDLEQLKVNDFTGDKLDEEQSAKRLSVLEEIEREFEAATESLKQLQVDGSSEDTEQTGKRQSMLDEIEREFEAATRDLKQLNDFTEGADDEQSAKRNSVVEEMEREFEAATKKLNYLAEGSDNEEQSAKRKTMLEEMEREFEAAIGGLKQIKDDESKYTEEQASKRKIMLEEIEREFEEARSGFSTNANKEGSAKKHSITLESLGLGQSGVCGCFNQDKAGLKQDEDASIAISTKYSIEEILTEESSLQGTDTSSSLTKSLTQLVENHRKEKESHNVHTSSTSESAATSETVESLRAKLRELRGLTARQLVTRQDFESIILMAATFEELSSAPISYISRLAKYGNVIKEGLEASERVHMAKARATMLKETSREKQIFVDANFEEAKKLAQRGDALYVRIFAIKKLLKKLETERESVDVMFKEIVKGLSHLLVDASEAYEEYHGAVRKAKDEQAAEEFAREATQSAEMIWVKFLSSL, from the exons ATGAATTTTCTCGCGCTGGGTTTGTCTCTGTGTCTTGTTCTTTCGAGTTTCCATGGCGTTTCTTGTCAG GATGATGGTGCTGCTAGTAGGTTGAGTCATCTGGATCTAATCGAACGTGAGTACCAAGGTAAGCCAGTACTCAGAATCATCAAAGTGTCCATCTTTTCTGGTTTCTtgaattatttgttttcttcaatCGCAGATAGTGTCAATGCTCTTCAAGGCAAGGAAGATCAGT CTGCAAGTATTCAGAGTGAGAACCAGAAGAACACTACAGCGACTGATAGGAACACTATTTCTCTGTCTCTATCAGATGAATCTGAG GCTGGAGCTGTGAGTGATGAAAGTGTTAAGAGTTCGAGTCTGTTGGATGACATAGAACTTGAAATTGAAG CTCATCTCAATGGTCTTAACCAAGCTGGATCCGCTGATGTTAATGCTGAATCCAAATATGATCAAGTATTAT ATGCTAAGAGACAGAAGATGTTGGAAGACATCGAACGCGATTTTGAAG CTGCTTCATCAGCAAGTTTGGAACAAATAAAGACTGATGAATTAAGTGAAGGAATTGATGAGCAACAAT CTGCAAAGACACAAAGTTTGCTGGACGAGATCGAACGCGAATTTGAAA CTGCTACAAAAGATCTTGAACAACTAAAGGTTAATGACTTCACTGGGGACAAGCTTGACGAAGAACAAT CTGCAAAGAGACTAAGCGTGCTGGAAGAGATTGAACGGGAATTCGAAG CTGCTACAGAGAGCCTTAAGCAACTTCAAGTTGATGGTTCGAGTGAAGACACAGAACAAA CTGGAAAGAGGCAAAGTATGCTTGACGAGATTGAACGTGAATTTGAAG CTGCTACACGTGATCTTAAGCAGCTAAATGATTTCACTGAAGGAGCTGATGATGAACAAT CTGCAAAGAGAAACAGTGTAGTAGAAGAGATGGAACGTGAGTTTGAAG CTGctacaaaaaaacttaattatttaGCTGAAGGCAGTGACAATGAAGAACAAT CTGCAAAGAGGAAGACTATGCTTGAAGAGATGGAACGTGAATTTGAAG CTGCCATTGGAGGTCTTAAACAGATCAAAGATGACGAATCTAAGTACACTGAAGAACAAG CATCTAAGAGAAAGATAATGTTGGAAGAGATCGAACGCGAATTCGAAG AAGCTCGAAGTGGCTTTAGCACAAATGCTAATAAAGAAGGAT CTGCAAAGAAACATAGTATTACATTAGAGTCTCTTGGACTAGGACAGTCAGGTGTCTGTGGCTGTTTTAATCAAGACAAAGCTGGTTTAAAGCAAGACGAAGATGCTTCAATCGCTATATCAACAAAATATAGCATAGAAGAGATCCTCACTGAAGAATCTTCACTCCAG gGCACAGATACTTCTTCTAGTCTCACTAAGTCTTTGACTCAACTAGTTGAGAATCACAGGAAAGAAAAGGAATCTCATAATGTGCACACTTCATCCACAAGTGAATCAGCAGCCACATCAGAGACTGTAGAGAGCCTTAGAGCTAAACTGAGAGAGCTTCGTGGCTTAACCGCTCGTCAGCTCGTGACACGCCAAGATTTTGAGAGCATTATCCTTATGGCTGCAACTTTCGAAGAGCTAAGCTCAGCTCCCATCAGTTACATTTCTAGGTTAGCTAAATACGGAAACGTCATAAAAGAAGGACTTGAAGCTTCTGAGAGAGTCCACATGGCAAAGGCAAGAGCCACAATGCTCAAAGAGACTTCCAGGGAGAAGCAGATCTTCGTGGACGCTAACTTCGAAGAGGCTAAGAAGCTTGCTCAAAGAGGAGACGCCTTGTACGTTAGAATCTTTGCGATCAAGAAactgttgaagaagcttgaAACTGAGAGAGAATCTGTTGATGTGATGTTTAAGGAGATTGTGAAAGGTCTTTCTCATCTTCTTGTTGATGCTTCTGAGGCCTATGAAGAGTATCATGGAGCTGTAAGGAAGGCTAAAGACGAGCAAGCAGCTGAGGAGTTTGCGAGAGAGGCAACGCAGAGTGCAGAGATGATATGGGTTAAGTTTCTTAGTTCTCTTTAG